The Bacteroidota bacterium genomic interval TTTAATTTATACCATTCATTAAACAAATATATTATTTTTTTCGCATTTTTAATTTATTGATCAGGAGACAATGATCAATGATCAGGGATCAAACATCAATGACCAATGAACAAGGATCAATGATCAGTATTAAAATGACCGTAACCAATTATTGATCACTGATCATTGTTCATTGATCATTGTTCATTGATCATTGTTCATTGTTCATTGATCATTGTTTATTGTAATTTTGTGTATCAACACTAGGCGTATGAAAACACTGAAACTTAAATTAATACCGACCCTATATTTTTCAGAGTACGAAAAGACACTTGAAGCAGATCCGGTAAAAGCCATCAAAAGGATAGAGAAAAAGAAAATCACCCTTGAAAATTTTCATTTCTATTTTTCAAGTTCTGCAGTGTTCTCCTCTAACATTGAAGGTAATCCGATTAACCTGGATACATATTGGAAGAACCAGGAATTTAAGCATCTTAAAAAAACAAAAGACTTAAAGGAAATTGAAGATCTCGTGGTCGCTTATGAATTTGCCAGAAAAAATTTATTGACGATCAGTAGCTTACTGAAAGCTCATGAATTATTATCAAAGTCTTTTCTTATCAAAAGTAACAGAGGTAAATTACGCAGTCAGAAAGTCGGAGTATTTAATGAGAAAGGACAACTGGTCTATCTGGCTATTGAGCCGGAACTTGTGGAGGCTGAGATGAATAAACTTTTCTCTGATATCGGGCAGTTAGAAAATGTCAAGCTTGGGACTCTTCAGGTATTATATTTTGCTTCAATGATACATTTAATTTTTGTCAAAATTCATCCTTTCATGGATGGTAATGGCAGAACAGCCAGGCTACTGGAAAAATGGTTTTTAGCTGAAAGACTTGGGGAGAAAGCCTGGTATATTCAATCCGAAAGATATTATTGGAGGCATAGGGCAAAATATTATAAAAACGTTCACTTAGGAGGCCACTATCATGTTCTGAATTATGATCTTTGTATTCCATTTTTAAAAATGATGCCGGAAAGCTTACTTCAAAAATAATCCTGACCATTGCCATTATAAATTAGAATTCAAGGGTTAAAAACTTTTTTAATTGCACATGCTGAATTCCTTCATGGCTATCCCATTTTACTGCATCCATCGTCACGACATATTTAGGAAAATTATCCCTGATCAGCAGAAGATTGCCAAATTCTCTTTCGAATACCGTGTCATCACTGATCTGATAGGCTACCTGCACATAAATTCTGGCGCCATCCTTTAAACAAATAAAATCTACTTCCCTATTCTTTTCAAGGCCAGTATATATTTCATAATCATTGGCTTTCAGATGAAGCAAAACGGCATTTTCGATGACTTTATTAATATCACCCGGTAAGAAACCTCTTATAGCATGCCTGAGACCCAAGTCATTAAAATAGTATTTCTCCCCGCTCTCGAAGATCTTTTTTCCCTGGAGGTCACTTCGTTTCAATAAATGAAGAAGAAATGAATCAGTGATATGCTTCATATATTCAAGCACCAGGTTGGGCGGAATGCGGATTCCCTGCGATTTAAGGTAATCGCTGATGCTCTTGGCAGAAAATAAAGAGCCGGTATTATCGGCAATAAAAAAAACCAGGTCTTCGAGGAACCGCGAATTGCGAATATTATGCCGTTGAATAATATCTTTATATAAAATCGTGGAATAGATATTACGGATATATTCAAAAACAATGTTTTCGGTAAGTTCAAGATTAATCAGATAAGGGAGGCCACCAAATTTCAGATACTTAAAAAGAGCATCATCTGAATTTTCAAGATGATGAAAATCCAGGAATTCAGCAAAGGACAGGCTATGAATCCGGATGTCAATATGCCGGCCGCTCAGTTTTCCTGCAATATCCTGTGAAAACATGGATGCATTGCTGCCGGTAATCCAAATATCCCATTTCTTTTCAGCAAGCAGGCTTCGTAATGCATCTTCAAAATTTTCAATGTCCTGCACTTCATCTACCATCAGGTAGTTGAGACCTGAGCTTTTCTTATCCTTCAGGTAGTTAAGCAAGTCCTGGTCGTTCCTGATTTCCCTGAATTCATTTAACTCTTTGTTGATATACTGAATATTTGCGTCCGGATCTTTCTGCAGGATATGATCCGCTAACTGAAACAGCATATAGCTCTTTCCCACCCGACGCTGTCCGGTGAACACCTTGATAATTTCCTTATCCAGGTATGCAAACGATTTGTCGAGGTACTTCTGCCTTGTTTTTAAGCCGTCAGGAATATATTTTTGAACATTCATTATAGATATAGCTAAAACTTATTGCAAATATAATAAATGTTATAGATATAGCTAAAATAATAATTAATTTTATGAAATAAAACATTGACCAATATTCAGATCATGCAATTAAAGAAATTCACACCATCAAAAGCCAAGCTTCCCAATGACGAAAAGATTGTCGGTGGCGATGTTCCTGTTGGTATTGGAAACCAGGAACGTAAAGAAGAAATGAACCGGCTCTATGAACGAGTTCACAGAAAATTTCAGAGTAAAAAGATAAAGAAATGATTGTTAGCGAAATAGATAATGGAAGATTTATTTAGGAAAATGCCCGTATATAAATTGCTTTAAGATTGTATGCTTGACATAGAAAACACAGGGCGAAAAGCCAAAGCATTACCTATATTTTGTTGCACTGCTGCACTTATCTTTATGCAACAGAGTAACGGCTTTTTATTTTATAGTAATTTTACAAAAAAATAAGCTATGGACACATTGATCATACACCTTGAATCGAAGGCAAGTAAAACTAAAGTCAAAGAAGCGGTAAGAATGCTTAAAGGTGTCAAAGATGTAACAGATAAAATCACACAAGCCGATTTTGAAAGCCTGGCGGATGAAAGGCTTATACTTGAAATTAAAAAGGCTGAACAAAGTGAATTATTTGGGTACGAGGAATCAAAAAAACGTCTTACCGCAATCCGGAAAAAACTAATAAAGTGATCATACAGACATCAAAACACTTCTGGAACGATATGTTAAAAATTAAAAATATTGAAGTTCTGGATGAAGTTGAAGCCGCTTTAGATTTTGCCAAATCCTGTAAAAGCGTAAATGAAATTCCTGGATTTAAACCATTAGCTCACCATTCTGGTTATGGCCGAATAACAATAGCTGCCTACCGGATTGGTGTAAGATATTCGAAAAAAAATATAATATTTTATCGAATTTTACATCGGTCGATTATTTACAAACTCTTCCCATAAGCCCGATTTATATTTAATTAGCCCTATTATCACTAAATGGTTCAATATCGTTGTGAATTGCTTTCAGATTGTATCTTTGACATAGAAAACACAGCTACCTTTGTGGTTGTGAGTGCTGTGGTTGCGTTGTGAATTGCTTTCAGATTGTATCTTTGATATAGGAAACACAGCAGGAAATGCTGCAACAGTAACGACAAATGCGTTGTGAATTGCTTTCAGATTGTATCTTTGATATAGGAAACACAGCTTCGTGTTTACCATCCAAATCATAATAATAGTTGTGAAT includes:
- a CDS encoding Fic family protein; amino-acid sequence: MKTLKLKLIPTLYFSEYEKTLEADPVKAIKRIEKKKITLENFHFYFSSSAVFSSNIEGNPINLDTYWKNQEFKHLKKTKDLKEIEDLVVAYEFARKNLLTISSLLKAHELLSKSFLIKSNRGKLRSQKVGVFNEKGQLVYLAIEPELVEAEMNKLFSDIGQLENVKLGTLQVLYFASMIHLIFVKIHPFMDGNGRTARLLEKWFLAERLGEKAWYIQSERYYWRHRAKYYKNVHLGGHYHVLNYDLCIPFLKMMPESLLQK
- a CDS encoding ATP-binding protein; this encodes MNVQKYIPDGLKTRQKYLDKSFAYLDKEIIKVFTGQRRVGKSYMLFQLADHILQKDPDANIQYINKELNEFREIRNDQDLLNYLKDKKSSGLNYLMVDEVQDIENFEDALRSLLAEKKWDIWITGSNASMFSQDIAGKLSGRHIDIRIHSLSFAEFLDFHHLENSDDALFKYLKFGGLPYLINLELTENIVFEYIRNIYSTILYKDIIQRHNIRNSRFLEDLVFFIADNTGSLFSAKSISDYLKSQGIRIPPNLVLEYMKHITDSFLLHLLKRSDLQGKKIFESGEKYYFNDLGLRHAIRGFLPGDINKVIENAVLLHLKANDYEIYTGLEKNREVDFICLKDGARIYVQVAYQISDDTVFEREFGNLLLIRDNFPKYVVTMDAVKWDSHEGIQHVQLKKFLTLEF